The genomic stretch aactgctcgtgataaaccgctgaaattttttccaaccttggggatgataatcccattgctttaaattgtaatgatttagattttgatgattgccacatctctgaagttataaagttcttacaaaaacttgctaaaagtcctaatgctagtgtctgtaaacttggctttcacaaaacatattacaaatgctctcataaaagctagagaagagaaactaaaacttgaaacttctattcctagaaagctagaggatggttgggagcccatcattaaaatgagagtcaaatattttgattgtaatgctttatgtgatcttggtgcaagtatttctgtcatgcctaaaaaagtctatgatatgcttgacttgccaccattgaaaaactgttatctggatgttaatctcactgataatgctaaaaagaaacctttggggagagttgataatgttcatattatggttaacaataaccttgtccccgttgattttgttatcttggatattgaatgcaatgcatcttgccccattatattgggaagaccttttcttcgaaccgttggtgctactattgatatgaaggaaggtaatattaaatatcaatttcctctcaagaaaggtatggaacacttccctagaaagagaatgaagttaccttatgattctattatgagcTAAATACACCCGGGGTCCCAGAACTTGTCTTACATGTGCTAACTAGTCCCACTACTTTAAAAATGTGAAACCGCCGTCCCAAATCTTGTTACACCTTGACAGTCGGCTGTTAATAGTCCGAAACGTGACATGCTGGCTCGTTAATTTTGCAACCGAGCCCTTCGTACTACCAAGAATTTCAACCGGGGTCCTAGCAAGTCTCAGGCATAGAGGCTCCGTtcgtttttccttttattttatttcccATCCTCACCTCGTCCTCTTCGACAGCaaccgcgcgcgccgccgtcccCCACCTCGTGTTCTTCGCCGGCGCCGGATTGGCCGTGGCGTCGTctccgcggcgtctccggcgcgaTGCCGCACCACCGTAACTGGGATGATAGTCCGCCAGACTATGGTACGTTTTCCCCCTCTCGTGAGCTTCTTCTCTGTTCCATGGAGGCTGGTTCATCTAGTTCTCTATGGCGCCATGATCAGTAGGATTTAGTGGCCTTTCCCCCCAAAAAAAGAGCATGATTAGGTGACGGTAGCACAGGTACACTGTTTTTGATGTGAAATATTGCAGATTGATTAGGTGGTGGTAGCCATCTGTATGCGCCATATGGAGAAGAAGCTCCGTTCCTATGGAGGATTATCATATTTTGCTATGTATTTGGCCAAAACTTGCATAGTaatgtgttgaagttttttcctTTTCGTTCGAATTCCCTGTGGTTTGCTCTCTGTTTTGCTCTGTATTTGGCCAAAACTTGCATAATAAAGTCATGCTTTTTTGGGTGATTACTGTGTGTCTATGTGTATTAATTTCTGAACTTTTGCTATATATTAAGTATTGAACTTTTTCTGCCAGTATTGCAGTGTTTGTCTATGTGTACAGGGTATAATTGATATTGCACATAACCAAAAGTGTGGATTTCTGACCAGACTGCTAATACAACCAACAGTTTTTGATGCAGGACAAAGTGATTCTGAGCTTTTCTCCATTGCATTGGAACACAATGGGTTTTTCTGCGGTTTGGGAATAAACATGACTTATGTCAGTTCAACTATTGAACACTTTGACTACTGCAGTACTGCAAACTTTTCTCTTGATGTGATAGATGAAATTCTGGGAATATTTGGCTATCACAGAGATGAGAAGCTACATGTATATTGGTGCTTGCCAGGGAAGGGAATTAGTGATGGTTTAGTGGCTATTGACACAGATGCAGACACAACTGAAATGATTAGAGCCAGTCGGTTTCACAAGACTCTTGTGCTAATGGTTGATCACTCAAACTTTGTGAGGATTTTGAGAGATCATGTCATCGTAAAAGGAGGTCAAAGCTTCCCTGCTGTCATTAGTCCAAGGAAAGTAGCTGCACCCGTTTCTTCAGATCATGGAGAAGCGTCAAGTTCAACTTCTCTAATTGTTGAAGCACAGAAGAATGGCACCGAAGGATGGCAGCCTGCTGATAGTGAGAGCGAGTCTAACTGTGATTTCCATGATAGTGACTGCAATGTTGAAGATGGAGACGATGACTTATTTCTTGATAATGTTGACAGAGAAGTAAATGATCACAATGAGAGGGTTGCCATTGAGGAACGTGAAGATGAGGATGCACTAGAGGATGATGACCTGAATTTGGGAGAAGATGAAATGGACAAGTTAAAGTACAAGTTCAAAGTATTTGATCCGGATATTGACATGGATGCCCCAGTTTTCAAAGTGGGGATGGGTTTTGCTAATGTGAAGGAGGTAAGGAGTGCATTGGAAGCCTATGCAGTGAGAGGAAGAGTGAAAGTAAGGAAGACGAAAAATGATCTAAGAAGAGTAGAAGCAAAGTGTGATCCAGATTTTGAGTGCCCCTGGTCTTTCAAAGCAACAAAACATAGCAGGCATGAAGGAGGATTTGTGATAACTGAATATGAAGGCCATCACACTTGCGAAAAAATTTGGGACATGAGATCTCTCACTTCAAAATTTTTGAAAGAGAAATTCATGGATGAGTTTAGGGACAATCAGAAAATGGATCTGGCCACTTTTGCTGCAAAGGTGCAGAGGAAATACAATCTGTGTTCTGACCGATGGAAGCTGATGAGGGCAAGAAGAGCAGCTTTGTTAGATATACATGGAGATGAAGAAGGTCAGTTTAAGCAGCTGAAGGTCAGTTTAAGCAGCTTTGGGATTATGGGCAGGAGCTAAGGAGGGCTAATCCTGGCTCAAAGTTCTTCATCACAACTAACAAAGTGAACATACCTGGAACTGAAGAGATGAAGGAACACTTGGCCACTCTATATTTTTCATATGATCCATGTAAAAGGGGGTTTTTGGCAGGATGCAGACCCATAATATGCATTGATGGGTGTCACATCAAAACAAAGTACAAAGGCCAGTTATTGACAGCAGTAGGGATAGATGGCAATGATTGCATTTATCCCATAGCTATGGGCTTGGTTGAAGTTGAATGTACAAGTTCATGGGAATGGTTTCTCACTACACTAAGGGATGACTTAAACATCACCAACACTTCTCCTTGGACCATAATGAGTGACAAGCAAAAGGTTAGTTTCCTTTGCTGCAACTCATAGTGGTTTTACTAATGCAAGCATGCTATTTTTGTTACTGTCCTTGAGTTGTCCTTGGTTTACTAGTCGTCACCGACGGCTAGTCGTGAACCATAGGTCAATGACGACTCATCATCGACCGGTTCACGACTAGTCCTCGTTGCCGACTAAGCATAGGTCGATGAGGACTCGCCGTCTAACTTTTCCTTCTGACTTTACATTCTAGGGTCTTATCAATGCTGTTCAAAAAGTATGGCCAGATGCTGAACATAGATTCTGTGTTAGGCACATGCTGCAAAACTTCCAGAAAGCAGGACATAGAGGTGAGACACTCAAGAATGATATTTGGGCCATTGCTAGGTCCACAAACATTCCAAAGTGGGAGAAAGCCATGGATACGCTAAAGGCTGATAGTGAGGCAGCATATGAATGGGTTGAACAGCTAGTGACCAATACGTGGATAAAAGCATTTTTCAGTGAGTTCCCTAAATGTGATATGCTTCTTAACAACCACTCAGAGGTGTTTAACAGGTATTGCTTAGTTCCTTGTTAAAAATATTGACATGCTCATGCTTGCTACTCCTTAGTGCCTTGTAAAAATTGACATGCTTTTCTTGTACAGCTACATCCTACAAGCCAGAGAAATGCCATTCTTATCAATGCTAGAAACTATcttctacaagattatgcaaagAATGGCATCCAAACAAGATGAAGCTGAAAAATGGACAGGAAGGATTTGTCCCAAGATCAAGAAGAAGTTGGATAAATACACTGAATGGAGTGCACATTGTATGGCTAAGGGTGCAGGAGATCACCGTTTTTCTGTCAGTTCACATGAACTGGAGCAAAAGTATAGTGTTGATTTAAGAGCAAAGACATGTGACTGCAAAAGGTGGCAATTGACGGGTATACCTTGTCACCATGCCATAGCTTGTTGTAGAGCAAATAGAATAAACCCAGAATCACTAGTGCATAGTTGCTACACAATTGATACATACCTCAAAGCATACCAGTTCAAATTAGTTCCACTGAGAGGGAGGGTATTCTGGGAGAAGATGAATGGAGTGGTGATTCATCCACCTCTATTCACAAAAGTTATGGGGAGGCCTAAAAAGAATAGGAGAAAGGCACCAGAGGAGAAAATTAAAAATGGTGTCAAGAGATTTACCAAGTCTGGGGTAACAATTCACTGTTCCATCTGTGGGGTAGCTGATCACAATAAAAAGGGCCATGCCAAATATGTAGAGAGCCAACTAGAACAGCAACAACCAGAACATGTACAAGTGGAAGCTGCTGAGACGGATTACATGCAGGTTAGAACATTATCTTACTACATGTATTGTTGACACCATGAACTAGAACATTATCTCATTTTCTTACGATTTATGTTATTTCTACATGTGCAGCATTTACATGTACAACCACGAAATCCAACTCTGGATCCTTCACATCAGTTGAACAGCATGGTTTACAACCTTGAGCAAGAGGTTTGCTACTTATTTACCAATTAGGTGCATGATTTTATTCAGTCCTAAGTTCTCATATTATCTTACTAACCACTCATTATCATAATATTTGCAGGCACAACAAAATGTGCCAGTGAGCAGGTATCATGGCCCTCTACCAGAAAGTGCATTTGTGGATGCTGCTAGAGAGAGCATACCACAGGCTAGAGTTAGGATAACTACAGCAACAacaaggggaagaggaagaggaaggtctGCTGCAACTACACCAGCAACACGGGAGGAAGAGCCACAAACGGAAGCTTCTAGGGGAATAGCAAGAGGAAGGACTGCTAAAACTGGGCAAGCAACAGAGGGGATGTCCAACAGAGGCAGGGGAAAAGGAAAGAAGAGCAAAGCAGCTGAACCAGATGAACAACAAGGCAACCGAAGAGTGGTACTAGATTTGAATGCTGAGGCTAATGAAGAAATTTAGATAGTTCTCCTCTTTGAATAATGCATATTTTCTGATGTAATTAAGTTCCAGTACTGTGAGGTTGTTCCTGGTTAAGTTTAAACTGTAATGTGAGTTTGAACTCAATACTATACTGTGAGGTTGTTCCAAGTACGGTGAGGTTGCTCCAGTATTTAGATAGTCCTCCTCTTTAAATAATGCACATTTTGTAATGACTCAGTTCTTGCGATCTATATAATGTGAGGTTGAATCCATTTTGTAGCATTTTGTTTCAGTACTATACTGTCTATAATGGCTCAGTTCTTGCATGCTATCTATACAATGTCAGGTTGAATCCATTTTGTAGCATTTAGTTTCAGCTTGCATCAACATCATTGCTCTGCAAATTTGCAGCACTATTAGTAAACTGGACCAGCAAAATCGAGCAAGCTTGAATCAACAGGTCAATTTTTTCATCAGCTACAGACAATGTCGACCAGACCCTTATGGTGACAATTCGCTTGAGAATGTCGACCAAACCCTTCATTTCGCAGTCATAGTTCCCGTCGACTTCCCTCTAGTCGCAGTCCCCGTCTCCTTCCAGCTCTCGCCACCATCCTAACCGCTTCCGTCGCCGACGACACCTGAGTCCACGCTTCCAGCAACGAGGAAGCGCCCGCCTGCCTGCGCCGTCGCTGCAGGAAAACTACGCCCGCGTCCGCCCGCGTCGTCACTGCCGGCAACTACGCCGGCGCAGATTACGGTTGCCGCCGTCGTTAGGATTGGGGATCACGTTTAGGCACAGCCAGCACAGCCGCACAGGGGGTTATCTGCAAGATTACAGAAGCTGGTGGGTGCTTCTTGCCACACGTGTAGGCTCTGCAGCTAATCTTGACCAATAACAATCCGCATGACAAGATTTGGGACGGCGGTTTCACATTTTTAAAGTAGTGGGACTAGTTAGCACATGTAAGACAAGTTCTGGGACCCCGGATGTATTTAGctcttctattattagaacaaattatgatgttgatgcttcatctttcgatgtcacttgagatacactttctgcgcctagctgaaaggcgttaaagaaaagcgcttatgggagacaacccatgtttttactacagtatttttgttttatatttgagtcttgaaagttgtttactactgtagcaacctctccttatcttagttttgagttttgttgtgccaagtaaagtctttgatagtaaagtaagtactagatttggattactgcgcagttctagatttctttgctgtcacgaatctgggtctacctccctgtaggtagctcagaaaattaagccaatttacgtgcatgatcctcagatatgtacgcaactttcattcaatttgagcattttcatttgagcaagtctgatggcctaataaaatccatctttacggactgttctgttttgacagattctgccttttatttcgcattgcctcttttgctat from Lolium rigidum isolate FL_2022 chromosome 4, APGP_CSIRO_Lrig_0.1, whole genome shotgun sequence encodes the following:
- the LOC124705991 gene encoding uncharacterized protein LOC124705991 → MLQNFQKAGHRGETLKNDIWAIARSTNIPKWEKAMDTLKADSEAAYEWVEQLVTNTWIKAFFSEFPKCDMLLNNHSEVFNSYILQAREMPFLSMLETIFYKIMQRMASKQDEAEKWTGRICPKIKKKLDKYTEWSAHCMAKGAGDHRFSVSSHELEQKYSVDLRAKTCDCKRWQLTGIPCHHAIACCRANRINPESLVHSCYTIDTYLKAYQFKLVPLRGRVFWEKMNGVVIHPPLFTKVMGRPKKNRRKAPEEKIKNGVKRFTKSGVTIHCSICGVADHNKKGHAKYVESQLEQQQPEHVQVEAAETDYMQHLHVQPRNPTLDPSHQLNSMVYNLEQEAQQNVPVSRYHGPLPESAFVDAARESIPQARVRITTATTRGRGRGRSAATTPATREEEPQTEASRGIARGRTAKTGQATEGMSNRGRGKGKKSKAAEPDEQQGNRRVVLDLNAEANEEI